In Setaria viridis chromosome 5, Setaria_viridis_v4.0, whole genome shotgun sequence, the genomic stretch TCCCACGGCAACGCCGCCGACCTCGGCCAGATGTACGGGCTCTTCGTCGAGCTCAGCAAGCGCCTCCGTGTCAATCTCTTCGGGTAAACGCTCCGCCCCACGCTCACTTCAGGCCGCGCGATTGCCAATTTTGCTGGATTTGGGTGCGGCTGGAGAGGTTTTCCGTTGGGGGAAACTTGCGGGAGGGTTTTGGGAAAGGCGCGTACTCGCAGGAGGCGTCGATTTCTGGGTGCATTTATTGTTAGATGTGGTGTGCTTTTCATCTCCTGGCCGCTTGCTTCAATTGGGACAAGCGATGCGATTTACTTTGATTTTGGGACGCTATAGCAGCAACAGCCAATTTGGCATGAAATTGAATGATTGATGGGAAATAAGATTGGATCACATACTCAACCATTTTGGTTAAGTGCGGTAGAAGTCAAGCTGTATTTATAGTAGCAAACAACTACCTTCCCTCTAGCAATACCAGTTTACCAATACAATTTGTCCAACTGTGGCAAATAAACCCATGCAGCCATGCTGTTCTCCCCCCAAATTCACTTGATTTAAGTTTTGATGTTAAGGAGACACTTGCATTTAGTGCATTGCTTTTGAGGTTTTGACCAACAGAATCATACACTTGCGGATTCTGTTCCAGGGAAAGAAATAGGTAGGGACTTGGGAGTACTGAGTCCAAGAGTAATTGGTGGGTATTTAACAGTTCATAATAGAGAGATCCGTTTCAGATAAAACGAAAAAACAGAGAAATATGTAACTTGTGTTCAGGTGTAATAATGCCAAGCTATCCCCTCTAAGAAAGGGACTGTACCGACTTTGTATGTGTGCCAGAGAAGCAAGATAATGTATTTTGTGGATGTATCTTGGATTTTACACCATGAACTTTTTGGATGCTGATGAGATGGCGACTTGCACTCCGAGGCATGATTAGTGGGTCTGTCTGGTGTATTGCATTATGCATGGAGATGTGCATCATATTTTGGATTCCAAGGGCTGTTTCTCTCTCATGTGTCAGCCTCTAGTAGGACGAGGAGATTGGAATTCCTGAAAGACAATTTCcttcaatgactatgattattccATAAGATTTATGTTAAACTGAGACTAAATCATGTTTTTGTTATTGTAACTCTTGCTAAACAGCATAATCAGCATCTGCACCAAAAGCTTCACAATCCTGCAAAGCATCCAGGATTGTTTACTCTTGCATCCCAAGGAAGTATGATTAGCTTGGCAACTGAATCACTGCATTTTAAGTGCCTGTTTTCTGTCTTATGCATTGTTTGGAACAATGTTCAACAGCTTTCCATTGCTATAGGGGCTTCTCTAAACTGGTGCATAATTTGTGGTCAAAGTTACTTCAGTACCCACAAGAGCAGCTGAATTTATGAGCAGCTATTTTTTTCCTGAAAGTGGTGTTTAACAGACTCTATGTTACTGCAGGTATGATTACTCTGGTTATGGGAGATCTACAGGGAAGGTATCTTCTGTTTTTCTTATGTTGGTTGCTTCATCAATAACTTACCTAGCATATCCAATTTCTCCCTAACCATATCTTAATATACAGTTTATTCTTCCATTGAACAGCCCACTGAGTGTAATACATATGCAGACATTGAAGCAGCATACAACTGCCTCAAGGAAAAATATGGTGTCGCGGATGAGGATATAATCTTATATGGTCAGTCTGTTGGAAGTGGTCCAACCATTGATCTTGCTTCACGATTGCCAAACTTGCGAGCTGTGGTTTTGCACAGTCCCATTTTATCTGGACTAAGAGTACTATATCCAGTCAAACGGACATTTTGGTTTGACATTTACAAGGTATATTTGGTTCTTTTATTTCCATAAAACTATATGGTTATTTGGTTGCTTAGTAACTGATATCTTTTTTATCCTTTCTATAGAACATTGATAAAATTGGCTTGGTAAATTGCCCAGTGCTTGTTATTCATGTGAGTATTACTATTTCCTTCTTTCCCTCATTTTCACTAGTGACCAGTTCTTACATTTGATCCTTGGTGGAATTAACTTTGGATATGATTTACCAGTAGATTGAGCACAAAAATAGGTGATTCCTCATCTGTAGCAGGGTGTCCAATGTAGAAGTTTCATGAGTAATATGCACCCATCAGCAAGCCAAGTATGGAAAATTTAAAAATGAACAGTCATATATGTCAAAGTTAGAGGCCTAAGAACTGGCATCTTGAAACATTCACGATTCATGTTTGTTATCTAGTATCATAGTTGCTTCCGAAGAATGTTGTTGCTCTGATTGTCATAACCTGATCGTTCTCATACCAGGGTACGTCAGATGATGTTGTCGACTGCTCCCATGGAAAACAGCTATGGGAGCATTGCAAAGTAAAATATTCACCGCTGTGGTTAAGTGGCGGTGGCCACTGCAATCTCGAGCTGTATCCTGATTACATTAGGCACTTGAAGAAGTTTGTGTCAAGCCTTAACAAAAAATCGCCAAAACCTGACCCGAAAGAGATAACAGCAAAGGATGACAATGACACTACCAGTAAAGCAACAGAGGCTGCATGCTCGGAAAAACCCAAGGAGGCTGCAAAATGCTCACAGATCTCGCGGAAGAGCCTGGATAGCCGAGTCGGGAAATCTAAAACAGTGGATGTTCCTGAGAAACCACGGATGAGCTCAGACGATATCGACAAGTTCAGAAGGAGAAGATGCTTGGTCTGGTGATGTATGATGTGATCTTCGGCACAAATTGTGGAGCAGTACCTGAATATTATAGCAAGGGAATCAAGCAACTGTATTACATGATATCGCGAGGAATAGCTTCAGCTGTTCCTTCGGTGGAGAGAAAATAGCTGTTAAATAAGGAAAGAGAACCAGGAAGCTACTATCGTATCCGTCAGAGAACTACTACTCGAAACCGGTAGTTCCTCAGTTAATTTAACACTTACACCGACACCGTCAGCCTGTTTTGCAGCACGATTAGGGTTTCCATCATGTAAAAGTGTACCATTGTTGTCTGTAATCACGAGGGACCAATACAAACATTTGCCCCCACTCTGTGCAAAGTCTAAAGCCTTAACGGAATCACGAGCACGATAGTCTGTTCTGGGTGCACCAGTATAAGGTTCACATGCATCGTGGATGGTGATCCATGTGAGCTTTCTCCTGTGCCCCAATCTGCATCTTGTATGGATTATTCGGTAGTGCAGTACATGTCATGGCAACCTGTCTGGAGCAACGGTTGGATTATTCGGTAGTGCAGTACATGTCATGGCAACCTGtttggagaaaaaaagaaagaaagaaagaaaaggtcaGTCTAGTCACTTGTGACATGTTTAGTACTCATATATACTAAGTGCCATCCACCACTCTTATGTATATGTACATATTCCCTCTGTTCTGACGGtaccaacaaaacaaaatatttaCATCACCAGGAGCTACGAACCCTGAAAGCCAAAGGACAGGCAATCTGGCATGCCTCGCACAACAAGCACATCTCTATGCAGCAGCGGTAACAAACACAAATAAATCTCGATGGGTATCAGCAGCCCTCAAGCACTACTAATCTAATCCCTGCTGGTGTTGGGCGTCGTGGCCCTGCTGTCCCAAGGAGCGTGGACCGTGGTGGGCGAGAAGGGCCCGTCCTTGTGTTTGTCTCCGTCCTTCTCCATCGGGCACTCGCCCTGGATGCTCCTGAGCACCTCCAGCACCTCCTTCATCGGCGGGCGCATCTCGCCGTTCTGCTGCAGGCAGCGGAAGGCCAGCTCCGCCACCatcgtcatcatcttcttcgtcGCCGGGTCGGACTCGTAGCCCAGGTCGAGGTCCACGAGCTGCTCGAGCTGGCACTTCTGGATCTTGCTGATGGCCATGCCGGCCAGGTTGATCTCGTTGCGGTGCCGGGTGATGTCCACGGCGGGCTTCGACGAGATGAGCTCCACCAGGACCaccccgaagctgtacacgtcgctcttGTCCGTCAGCTGGTAGCACTGGTGGTACTCTGGATCCACGTACCTGCCATGCGTGCAagaacacacacaaaaaaaaaacgttACGTGTTGAAATCATCAAGAGGAACTTTTGGGCAAAAAACGATGAAACTGCGGCATACCCTGGCGTGCCCTGGGGCGCGGTGGAGACGTGCGTGACGTCGAGGGGGAAGAGGCGGGAGAggccgaagtcggcgaccttgaCGTGGAAGTCTgcgtcgaggaggatgttggTGGTCTTGACGTCGCGGTGCACGACGGGCGGCTCGATGGCGTGGAGGTaggcgagcgccgcggcggacTCGATGGCGACGTTGAGGCGGAGCGGCCACGAGAGGGCGCGCTCGGGGGCGCGCGGCCCGTGCAGGTGGTCGGCGACCGTGCCGTTGGCGACGAACTCGTACACCAGGAGGAGCTCCCGGCTCTGGCTGGACGTGCAGCCGTAGAACATGACCAGGTTCGGGTGGCGCAGGCCGGACAGGATGGCCGCCTCGTTATGGAACTGCTCCAAGCGCCGGTAGCTGTTGTACAGACGCTTCACCGCCACCACGCGCCCATCCTTGAGGTACCCTGAGCACAGAGGTGTAAGTGCATCAGAACGTCAGGTGGTTCGACATATGATGAATACCATACCAATTGGCACTGCAAAATGCAAATCCGAAGGCATTTCTACCTTTGTAGACGGTGCCGAAGCCGCCATCACCGAGTTCTCTGTTCTCGTCGAAGGAATTGGTGGCCTCCTCGAGCTCCTCGTAGGTGAAGAGGTGCGTTGCCGGGTCGTCGATGCTGCCGGACTCCATGTCGCCGACCCGGGAACGCGGGGTCCCGCCAGAGCCGCTGTACTTGAGGAGCTTCGAGGATGAGTTGATCacgttgttcttcctcctcttgcgCATAATGAACAGAAACGCGCCAGCACCAAGCACGGCaagaccagcagcagcagccgaggCACCTGAAAATTGCGCTAGCTATTACTCCAGACCTCCAGTCACAGTAAGCTTGCAAGTCTATAAATGTTGCATAATTCCAGAAGGATGTGAATTCGGTCCTGATTAATCGTGTGAGAAATTCTTGCAGCTAGAAGCCTAGAACTAGAATGCACAGTACAGTACTACTATAAGCGATCATTTTTGTTATTTCTTCATGAATTATGAACTAATGGTCATCGGTTATATGCCCCAGAAAGGCAGAAACCAGCATAGTGCTTTGATATATTAGTTTCTGAAAGAGCCCATGAATATATATTTGTGTAAACTGTATTATGTTTTCTGCGGTCAGGAACGTTTAGCAGTAGGCTGGCAGATATTAAAAAGAATTGCAGAAAAGTTTATGTAAACAAACGGGATTTGTTTATGCAAACGACAGTGGATCCTTTCGAGCAAAATTGTCGAAAAAGGCAGCATAGCGCTTACCTGCAATAACTTTGAGAGGAGTCTTTTTTGATCCTGCATGCAGaggaacagaaaaaaaaaagtcagatCTGAGCAAAATTAAGCTGATTTACATCAAACAGAAACGTAAAGCACAAAACTATCACATTCTACTCGAGATGGTAAGGCAAACTCCACTAAAGAATTACAAAAAAAGCAAATGGAGAAATTTAGGTGGTTTTTTTGAGTCTATTAATCAGGTATATTTGTTAGAATTTACCTAAATGGTGCCATATTCTTTTAGAAGAAGGAATAATCTTTACTCTGGCCTCTGAAGGCATGCATGAACTTTCATTTGTATAAAGTCCATTTGAATATTATATGCTGTGATAGCAAGAAGTTAGAAGCAGCAAAAGTAACTTTCTGGTTGTTGTTTCCTTCTTCTGTTGAAACTTCCACACACAAATCTCTTTTGTAGATAGAGCAAGGTATCCAAAGCATGGTAACTTTGGCCAAAATGTAAACCAAGTTCAATTTACTTTTGACCAGGTAGGGCAACTCCCTACATTTTAAATAGTCTGCACCTTTTAGTAACAGTGGAACATGGTGCAAGATCTTCCTTTTAGAGTTTTAGtcctctctttttattttgttgacACAACTTGCTCCTCTTTATGAAGATATGGTGCATCATGTAGCATGGAAAAATACTAGAACATAGGAAAAAGTTGTAAGGCAAGTAGTCGTTTGGCCTTTTGTCAATAGCTTGGTCTTTGTATATCTAGGTCATAATCACAAAGTACCTTGCAATATATATAGGTCAGGACAGAACTATAGGTAGGAGGTCGGCATCAAAAAGGAAAACTGAATACTAATA encodes the following:
- the LOC117857131 gene encoding LEAF RUST 10 DISEASE-RESISTANCEUS RECEPTOR-LIKE PROTEIN KINASE-like 1.2 isoform X1, producing MPMSLPLVSVSHPTFHRYCTASCTCHCQSEVQNIASIETEPPDRPPTKPRARSPGELNQEEKKKVARLPVAMPPLSHRDRSLLLLLLLFLAVGCSGDDTYATSACRWRPYLCGGVNISYPFYLTSDTKAVPDHDGESYCGYPGLAVTCDGGNRAVLKLGGYNYTVSRIHYANLIVSLADADAAAAGNGCPIVDHNVTFPAGARLFLPISAIDYLFFFINCSFGHPDAPAPTKPKPPKPPTIKPITCGDFDEPDSMTFVLPSREVPPADWSGACKSVFGAPVLRDAVPRDAQDPKWRSDGYSKALRSGFQLGWERSSGECSRCEQSGGKCGFSGAGEFLGCLCADGRMGDGGCSKTLADSSSLGSKKTPLKVIAGASAAAAGLAVLGAGAFLFIMRKRRKNNVINSSSKLLKYSGSGGTPRSRVGDMESGSIDDPATHLFTYEELEEATNSFDENRELGDGGFGTVYKGYLKDGRVVAVKRLYNSYRRLEQFHNEAAILSGLRHPNLVMFYGCTSSQSRELLLVYEFVANGTVADHLHGPRAPERALSWPLRLNVAIESAAALAYLHAIEPPVVHRDVKTTNILLDADFHVKVADFGLSRLFPLDVTHVSTAPQGTPGYVDPEYHQCYQLTDKSDVYSFGVVLVELISSKPAVDITRHRNEINLAGMAISKIQKCQLEQLVDLDLGYESDPATKKMMTMVAELAFRCLQQNGEMRPPMKEVLEVLRSIQGECPMEKDGDKHKDGPFSPTTVHAPWDSRATTPNTSRD
- the LOC117857131 gene encoding LEAF RUST 10 DISEASE-RESISTANCEUS RECEPTOR-LIKE PROTEIN KINASE-like 1.2 isoform X2 encodes the protein MPMSLPLVSVSHPTFHRYCTASCTCHCQSEVQNIASIETEPPDRPPTKPRARSPGELNQEEKKKVARLPVAMPPLSHRDRSLLLLLLLFLAVGCSGDDTYATSACRWRPYLCGGVNISYPFYLTSDTKAVPDHDGESYCGYPGLAVTCDGGNRAVLKLGGYNYTVSRIHYANLIVSLADADAAAAGNGCPIVDHNVTFPAGARLFLPISAIDYLFFFINCSFGHPDAPAPTKPKPPKPPTIKPITCGDFDEPDSMTFVLPSREVPPADWSGACKSVFGAPVLRDAVPRDAQDPKWRSDGYSKALRSGFQLGWERSSGECSRCEQSGGKCGFSGAGEFLGCLCADGRMGDGGCRSKKTPLKVIAGASAAAAGLAVLGAGAFLFIMRKRRKNNVINSSSKLLKYSGSGGTPRSRVGDMESGSIDDPATHLFTYEELEEATNSFDENRELGDGGFGTVYKGYLKDGRVVAVKRLYNSYRRLEQFHNEAAILSGLRHPNLVMFYGCTSSQSRELLLVYEFVANGTVADHLHGPRAPERALSWPLRLNVAIESAAALAYLHAIEPPVVHRDVKTTNILLDADFHVKVADFGLSRLFPLDVTHVSTAPQGTPGYVDPEYHQCYQLTDKSDVYSFGVVLVELISSKPAVDITRHRNEINLAGMAISKIQKCQLEQLVDLDLGYESDPATKKMMTMVAELAFRCLQQNGEMRPPMKEVLEVLRSIQGECPMEKDGDKHKDGPFSPTTVHAPWDSRATTPNTSRD
- the LOC117857132 gene encoding uncharacterized protein isoform X2, translating into MGGVTSTIAARFAFFPPTPPSYTVVVADAATGRLAIPEISHAPGRRRRRDGAGAGGGDPSSAASAEEEDGTEVVRLRTRRGNEIVGVYVRHARASATMLYSHGNAADLGQMYGLFVELSKRLRVNLFGYDYSGYGRSTGKPTECNTYADIEAAYNCLKEKYGVADEDIILYGQSVGSGPTIDLASRLPNLRAVVLHSPILSGLRVLYPVKRTFWFDIYKGTSDDVVDCSHGKQLWEHCKVKYSPLWLSGGGHCNLELYPDYIRHLKKFVSSLNKKSPKPDPKEITAKDDNDTTSKATEAACSEKPKEAAKCSQISRKSLDSRVGKSKTVDVPEKPRMSSDDIDKFRRRRCLVW
- the LOC117857131 gene encoding LEAF RUST 10 DISEASE-RESISTANCEUS RECEPTOR-LIKE PROTEIN KINASE-like 1.2 isoform X3, which gives rise to MSMSQPRLLAAMAAHLPRLPVLLFVFLALHVPASHGDPLPTTYDGSMCLESSFWCGSVEIRYPFYLANATKATSDYSGYNYSCGYTDLEISCLGEGPSASPVIRLGGENYTVQDISYDSDNYKVTLVDRDVLVGGSCPAVRHGVTFDGMWLHNTSSNDDLTFYFGCYSGGPRMPAGLHKYQIDCNFESPVPGGGVAFVLTPDDHDKAQEHDLAADCHKVVSVLVKNEVLEVARTWTNFTSGAYGYVLKQGFELSWSPMETGPCPQCEESGGKCAYRQNKTFLGCLCSDGKVGKPDCNSTAPASRSKKTPLKVIAGASAAAAGLAVLGAGAFLFIMRKRRKNNVINSSSKLLKYSGSGGTPRSRVGDMESGSIDDPATHLFTYEELEEATNSFDENRELGDGGFGTVYKGYLKDGRVVAVKRLYNSYRRLEQFHNEAAILSGLRHPNLVMFYGCTSSQSRELLLVYEFVANGTVADHLHGPRAPERALSWPLRLNVAIESAAALAYLHAIEPPVVHRDVKTTNILLDADFHVKVADFGLSRLFPLDVTHVSTAPQGTPGYVDPEYHQCYQLTDKSDVYSFGVVLVELISSKPAVDITRHRNEINLAGMAISKIQKCQLEQLVDLDLGYESDPATKKMMTMVAELAFRCLQQNGEMRPPMKEVLEVLRSIQGECPMEKDGDKHKDGPFSPTTVHAPWDSRATTPNTSRD
- the LOC117857131 gene encoding LEAF RUST 10 DISEASE-RESISTANCEUS RECEPTOR-LIKE PROTEIN KINASE-like 1.2 isoform X6; amino-acid sequence: MHSPPGLSLLSRFTSRAMAPLLPLLLLLPILLLLAIADALPPACSEVVTCAGQVVRYPFSLNSSESDCGYPGLDLFCEDNATLILPVKSHRYRVVGIDYQAHTVAVSDDDISKYANTGGCLRLHVNLTIDYTNSWLQLTQSDSNVTFLYNCKKSISWFPAVELRGCQQQDGKKSYMLPDGGITGTEAYEHECEEVVVAPVLGLHKEEILPLTNGSFEVVKAGFELMYNAHSQQCDGCERSGGWCGYQRNDTHGGMNFTCFCDNGPAAARCRSKKTPLKVIAGASAAAAGLAVLGAGAFLFIMRKRRKNNVINSSSKLLKYSGSGGTPRSRVGDMESGSIDDPATHLFTYEELEEATNSFDENRELGDGGFGTVYKGYLKDGRVVAVKRLYNSYRRLEQFHNEAAILSGLRHPNLVMFYGCTSSQSRELLLVYEFVANGTVADHLHGPRAPERALSWPLRLNVAIESAAALAYLHAIEPPVVHRDVKTTNILLDADFHVKVADFGLSRLFPLDVTHVSTAPQGTPGYVDPEYHQCYQLTDKSDVYSFGVVLVELISSKPAVDITRHRNEINLAGMAISKIQKCQLEQLVDLDLGYESDPATKKMMTMVAELAFRCLQQNGEMRPPMKEVLEVLRSIQGECPMEKDGDKHKDGPFSPTTVHAPWDSRATTPNTSRD
- the LOC117857132 gene encoding uncharacterized protein isoform X1, with the protein product MGGVTSTIAARFAFFPPTPPSYTVVVADAATGRLAIPEISHAPGRRRRRDGAGAGGGDPSSAASAEEEDGTEVVRLRTRRGNEIVGVYVRHARASATMLYSHGNAADLGQMYGLFVELSKRLRVNLFGYDYSGYGRSTGKPTECNTYADIEAAYNCLKEKYGVADEDIILYGQSVGSGPTIDLASRLPNLRAVVLHSPILSGLRVLYPVKRTFWFDIYKNIDKIGLVNCPVLVIHGTSDDVVDCSHGKQLWEHCKVKYSPLWLSGGGHCNLELYPDYIRHLKKFVSSLNKKSPKPDPKEITAKDDNDTTSKATEAACSEKPKEAAKCSQISRKSLDSRVGKSKTVDVPEKPRMSSDDIDKFRRRRCLVW
- the LOC117857131 gene encoding LEAF RUST 10 DISEASE-RESISTANCEUS RECEPTOR-LIKE PROTEIN KINASE-like 1.2 isoform X4, coding for MAHLPRFLPVILFPFLSLVAHCPASHGTPLPPTYDVSMCVDSPIWCGGVEIHYPFYLANATAYHYGAPFSCGYTDLKIACKDDGETQTPVIHLGRADYTVQNIFYNNNSFLLADADVLRGGDCPRVRHNVSFDEAWLQLRNTSSHDNLTFFFGCFSKQPGGGDPRPLGFDTDKYRINCTGSGNAPGGGASFVFADEELDNAQEYELAAHCGEIVTVPVRSEVLDLMASDQSMLARGGYGGLLRQGFELAWTRSTKDQCHRCENSGGRCAYGYAKAFLGCLCSGKVGDPYCKNSSASTVQPPRSKKTPLKVIAGASAAAAGLAVLGAGAFLFIMRKRRKNNVINSSSKLLKYSGSGGTPRSRVGDMESGSIDDPATHLFTYEELEEATNSFDENRELGDGGFGTVYKGYLKDGRVVAVKRLYNSYRRLEQFHNEAAILSGLRHPNLVMFYGCTSSQSRELLLVYEFVANGTVADHLHGPRAPERALSWPLRLNVAIESAAALAYLHAIEPPVVHRDVKTTNILLDADFHVKVADFGLSRLFPLDVTHVSTAPQGTPGYVDPEYHQCYQLTDKSDVYSFGVVLVELISSKPAVDITRHRNEINLAGMAISKIQKCQLEQLVDLDLGYESDPATKKMMTMVAELAFRCLQQNGEMRPPMKEVLEVLRSIQGECPMEKDGDKHKDGPFSPTTVHAPWDSRATTPNTSRD
- the LOC117857131 gene encoding LEAF RUST 10 DISEASE-RESISTANCEUS RECEPTOR-LIKE PROTEIN KINASE-like 1.2 isoform X5; translation: MALLLRHRLLLPPLLLLAILVAASHGAPSSGGDSYDTSMCVRQPYNCGNVNISYPFYSKMETLLGNDSSYCGYPGMEIQCEEGRAFLELDSGKYTVSRIDYEPPGVWLADPDVLNEGSCPRANHNVTLRNGSWLDYPNDTVDYLVFFINCNFLNVTDIARPPSNTDSTCKFDDEPAYGMSFVFRKEDVPHQDTNWWQVCGKVIEVPVLKSGLPTDPQNDPRWRNGGYGSSLREGFQLAWHQEHKAPSCDQCERSKGQCGYNKTGGYVACLCSGGRVGAPNCTTANSSGSKKTPLKVIAGASAAAAGLAVLGAGAFLFIMRKRRKNNVINSSSKLLKYSGSGGTPRSRVGDMESGSIDDPATHLFTYEELEEATNSFDENRELGDGGFGTVYKGYLKDGRVVAVKRLYNSYRRLEQFHNEAAILSGLRHPNLVMFYGCTSSQSRELLLVYEFVANGTVADHLHGPRAPERALSWPLRLNVAIESAAALAYLHAIEPPVVHRDVKTTNILLDADFHVKVADFGLSRLFPLDVTHVSTAPQGTPGYVDPEYHQCYQLTDKSDVYSFGVVLVELISSKPAVDITRHRNEINLAGMAISKIQKCQLEQLVDLDLGYESDPATKKMMTMVAELAFRCLQQNGEMRPPMKEVLEVLRSIQGECPMEKDGDKHKDGPFSPTTVHAPWDSRATTPNTSRD